Proteins from a genomic interval of Benincasa hispida cultivar B227 chromosome 7, ASM972705v1, whole genome shotgun sequence:
- the LOC120081942 gene encoding potassium transporter 6-like isoform X2, which produces MMAYQSLGVVYGELGTSPLYVYKNTFAEEDINHTKSNDEIYGVLSFVFWTLTIVPLLKYIFIVLKADDNGEGGTFALYSLLCRHARVSSLPNTQLADSELTEYKMNVLGPPSQQSFGFKLKSALEKRRVLQKFLLVLALIGTCMVIGDGILTPAISVLSAVSGLEHTMDKEHHQYIVIPIACIVLICLFALQHYGTHRIGFLFAPIVIVWLLCISAIGLYNIIHWNPRVYRAISPRYMFQFLKKTQKGGWMSLGGIMLCITGSEAMFADLGHFSQLSIKIAFTFMVYPSLLLAYMGQAAYLSQHHPSPNEHPIGFYVSVPDILKWPVLIIAVLAAVVGSQAIITGTFSIIKQCSALGCFPRVKIIHTSSKVHGQIYIPEVNWILMLLCLAVTLGFRDTKRLGHASGLAVITVMLVTTCLMSLVIVLCWHRSVFLAIGFIFFFGTIESLYFSASLIKFLEGAWVPIAISFVFLIVMYVWHYGTLKKFEFDIQNKVTINWLLSLGRSLGIVRVRGIGVIQTELVSGIPGIFTHFVTNIPAFHQVLVFLCIKYVPVPHVRPEERFLIGRIGTSEYRLYRCIVRYGYRDVHKDDVEFENDLICSIAEFIRSGTAESGDSKQDFDKDGEKMSVVGTSSTHEDRMIQMAETDNDEDSEELYRASDTREIRSPAPIQLRKRVRFIVPESPKINTDAMEELRELMEAREGGVAYIVGRSHMKAKQGSSTLKRVSINFIYEFLRKNSREADFPVGLSHSSSTLEVGMMYLV; this is translated from the exons ATGATGGCTTATCAGAGTCTTGGGGTTGTTTATGGAGAGTTGGGCACTTCGCCTCTTTATGTCTATAAGAACACTTTTGCTGAAGAGGATATCAATCATACCAAGAGCAACGACGAGATTTATGGGGTCCTGTCCTTTGTTTTCTGGACTCTCACCATTGTTCCTTTgctcaaatatatatttattgttctTAAAGCCGATGATAATGGGGAGGGAGGGACATTTGCTCTGTATTCGTTACTGTGTCGACATGCCCGAGTTAGCTCATTGCCTAATACCCAGTTGGCTGATTCTGAACTCACTGAGTACAAGATGAATGTCCTTGGTCCACCATCTCAACAAAGTTTTGGATTCAAACTCAAATCAGCATTAGAAAAGCGTCGGGTTTTGCAAAAATTCTTGCTCGTTCTTGCTTTAATTGGGACTTGCATGGTGATAGGGGATGGCATCTTAACACCAGCTATTTCTG TTCTTTCGGCGGTTTCTGGCCTTGAGCATACCATGGATAAAGAGCATCACCAAT ATATAGTAATCCCGATTGCATGCATTGTGCTGATATGCTTGTTTGCTCTTCAACACTACGGAACGCACAGGATCGGCTTCTTGTTTGCTCCAATAGTGATAGTTTGGCTATTGTGTATTAGTGCCATTGGCCTGTACAATATTATTCACTGGAATCCGCGTGTTTATAGAGCAATTTCTCCTCGTTacatgttccaatttcttaagaaAACCCAAAAAGGAGGTTGGATGTCACTTGGTGGAATCATGTTGTGCATTACTG gTTCAGAGGCGATGTTTGCTGACCTTGGGCATTTTTCTCAGTTGTCAATTAAG ATTGCTTTCACTTTTATGGTTTATCCGTCTCTCCTCCTAGCATACATGGGGCAAGCTGCCTATCTGTCTCAACATCATCCCTCTCCAAATGAACATCCAATAGGGTTTTATGTCTCTGTTCCTG ATATATTGAAGTGGCCTGTCCTTATAATTGCTGTGCTTGCAGCAGTAGTAGGAAGCCAGGCTATAATCACTGGAACTTTCTCGATTATAAAGCAGTGCTCTGCCTTGGGTTGCTTTCCTCGAGTCAAAATTATTCAtacgtcctcgaaagttcacgGTCAGATCTATATCCCAGAGGTCAATTGGATCTTGATGCTGTTGTGCTTGGCTGTTACCTTGGGTTTCAGAGACACAAAGCGGTTGGGCCATGCCTCAG GTTTGGCAGTGATAACTGTTATGCTTGTTACTACATGCTTGATGTCGCTCGTTATTGTCCTGTGCTGGCACCGAAGTGTATTTCTTGCAAtaggcttcatcttcttctttggcACCATTGAATCTCTCTACTTCTCAGCTTCTCTTATAAAATTTCTTGAAGGAGCGTGGGTTCCCATCGCAATTTCTTTTGTATTCCTGATTGTTATGTATGTCTGGCACTATGGTACTCTTaagaagtttgaatttgacatcCAAAACAAGGTTACTATTAATTGGCTACTTAGTTTGGGTCGCAGCCTAGGCATTGTAAGAGTCCGTGGGATTGGCGTCATACAGACGGAGCTTGTTTCCGGAATCCCGGGTATCTTCACCCACTTTGTCACCAATATTCCCGCCTTCCATCAAGTTCTTGTTTTCCTTTGCATCAAATATGTCCCAGTGCCACATGTTAGACCGGAGGAACGGTTTCTAATTGGTCGTATTGGTACAAGTGAATACAGACTCTATCGGTGCATTGTGCGATATGGGTATCGAGATGTTCACAAAGACGATGTAGAGTTTGAGAATGATCTTATATGCAGCATAGCAGAGTTTATAAGATCAGGGACTGCAGAGTCTGGTGATTCTAAACAGGATTTTGATAAAGATGGTGAAAAGATGTCAGTCGTTGGGACATCTTCTACCCATGAAGATAGGATGATTCAGATGGCCGAGACCGATAACGATGAAGACTCTGAAGAACTGTACAGAGCTTCAGATACAAGGGAAATAAGGTCACCTGCTCCAATTCAATTGAGAAAAAGAGTACGCTTCATCGTACCTGAGAGCCCGAAAATCAACACTGATGCGATGGAAGAATTACGAGAGTTAATGGAAGCAAGAGAAGGAGGAGTAGCTTACATAGTAGGACGATCGCACATGAAAGCAAAACAAGGATCGAGCACGCTGAAAAGGGTGTCGATCAACTTCATTTATGAGTTCTTGAGGAAGAACAGCAGAGAAGCCGACTTCCCAGTAGGTTTATCACATTCATCATCAACCCTTGAGGTGGGTATGATGTATCTTGTTTAG
- the LOC120081942 gene encoding potassium transporter 6-like isoform X1 yields the protein MDLESGVSEKDAKKDSWKTILMMAYQSLGVVYGELGTSPLYVYKNTFAEEDINHTKSNDEIYGVLSFVFWTLTIVPLLKYIFIVLKADDNGEGGTFALYSLLCRHARVSSLPNTQLADSELTEYKMNVLGPPSQQSFGFKLKSALEKRRVLQKFLLVLALIGTCMVIGDGILTPAISVLSAVSGLEHTMDKEHHQYIVIPIACIVLICLFALQHYGTHRIGFLFAPIVIVWLLCISAIGLYNIIHWNPRVYRAISPRYMFQFLKKTQKGGWMSLGGIMLCITGSEAMFADLGHFSQLSIKIAFTFMVYPSLLLAYMGQAAYLSQHHPSPNEHPIGFYVSVPDILKWPVLIIAVLAAVVGSQAIITGTFSIIKQCSALGCFPRVKIIHTSSKVHGQIYIPEVNWILMLLCLAVTLGFRDTKRLGHASGLAVITVMLVTTCLMSLVIVLCWHRSVFLAIGFIFFFGTIESLYFSASLIKFLEGAWVPIAISFVFLIVMYVWHYGTLKKFEFDIQNKVTINWLLSLGRSLGIVRVRGIGVIQTELVSGIPGIFTHFVTNIPAFHQVLVFLCIKYVPVPHVRPEERFLIGRIGTSEYRLYRCIVRYGYRDVHKDDVEFENDLICSIAEFIRSGTAESGDSKQDFDKDGEKMSVVGTSSTHEDRMIQMAETDNDEDSEELYRASDTREIRSPAPIQLRKRVRFIVPESPKINTDAMEELRELMEAREGGVAYIVGRSHMKAKQGSSTLKRVSINFIYEFLRKNSREADFPVGLSHSSSTLEVGMMYLV from the exons ATGGATCTGGAAAGTGGAGTTAGTGAAAAGGATGCCAAG AAAGATTCATGGAAGACGATTTTGATGATGGCTTATCAGAGTCTTGGGGTTGTTTATGGAGAGTTGGGCACTTCGCCTCTTTATGTCTATAAGAACACTTTTGCTGAAGAGGATATCAATCATACCAAGAGCAACGACGAGATTTATGGGGTCCTGTCCTTTGTTTTCTGGACTCTCACCATTGTTCCTTTgctcaaatatatatttattgttctTAAAGCCGATGATAATGGGGAGGGAGGGACATTTGCTCTGTATTCGTTACTGTGTCGACATGCCCGAGTTAGCTCATTGCCTAATACCCAGTTGGCTGATTCTGAACTCACTGAGTACAAGATGAATGTCCTTGGTCCACCATCTCAACAAAGTTTTGGATTCAAACTCAAATCAGCATTAGAAAAGCGTCGGGTTTTGCAAAAATTCTTGCTCGTTCTTGCTTTAATTGGGACTTGCATGGTGATAGGGGATGGCATCTTAACACCAGCTATTTCTG TTCTTTCGGCGGTTTCTGGCCTTGAGCATACCATGGATAAAGAGCATCACCAAT ATATAGTAATCCCGATTGCATGCATTGTGCTGATATGCTTGTTTGCTCTTCAACACTACGGAACGCACAGGATCGGCTTCTTGTTTGCTCCAATAGTGATAGTTTGGCTATTGTGTATTAGTGCCATTGGCCTGTACAATATTATTCACTGGAATCCGCGTGTTTATAGAGCAATTTCTCCTCGTTacatgttccaatttcttaagaaAACCCAAAAAGGAGGTTGGATGTCACTTGGTGGAATCATGTTGTGCATTACTG gTTCAGAGGCGATGTTTGCTGACCTTGGGCATTTTTCTCAGTTGTCAATTAAG ATTGCTTTCACTTTTATGGTTTATCCGTCTCTCCTCCTAGCATACATGGGGCAAGCTGCCTATCTGTCTCAACATCATCCCTCTCCAAATGAACATCCAATAGGGTTTTATGTCTCTGTTCCTG ATATATTGAAGTGGCCTGTCCTTATAATTGCTGTGCTTGCAGCAGTAGTAGGAAGCCAGGCTATAATCACTGGAACTTTCTCGATTATAAAGCAGTGCTCTGCCTTGGGTTGCTTTCCTCGAGTCAAAATTATTCAtacgtcctcgaaagttcacgGTCAGATCTATATCCCAGAGGTCAATTGGATCTTGATGCTGTTGTGCTTGGCTGTTACCTTGGGTTTCAGAGACACAAAGCGGTTGGGCCATGCCTCAG GTTTGGCAGTGATAACTGTTATGCTTGTTACTACATGCTTGATGTCGCTCGTTATTGTCCTGTGCTGGCACCGAAGTGTATTTCTTGCAAtaggcttcatcttcttctttggcACCATTGAATCTCTCTACTTCTCAGCTTCTCTTATAAAATTTCTTGAAGGAGCGTGGGTTCCCATCGCAATTTCTTTTGTATTCCTGATTGTTATGTATGTCTGGCACTATGGTACTCTTaagaagtttgaatttgacatcCAAAACAAGGTTACTATTAATTGGCTACTTAGTTTGGGTCGCAGCCTAGGCATTGTAAGAGTCCGTGGGATTGGCGTCATACAGACGGAGCTTGTTTCCGGAATCCCGGGTATCTTCACCCACTTTGTCACCAATATTCCCGCCTTCCATCAAGTTCTTGTTTTCCTTTGCATCAAATATGTCCCAGTGCCACATGTTAGACCGGAGGAACGGTTTCTAATTGGTCGTATTGGTACAAGTGAATACAGACTCTATCGGTGCATTGTGCGATATGGGTATCGAGATGTTCACAAAGACGATGTAGAGTTTGAGAATGATCTTATATGCAGCATAGCAGAGTTTATAAGATCAGGGACTGCAGAGTCTGGTGATTCTAAACAGGATTTTGATAAAGATGGTGAAAAGATGTCAGTCGTTGGGACATCTTCTACCCATGAAGATAGGATGATTCAGATGGCCGAGACCGATAACGATGAAGACTCTGAAGAACTGTACAGAGCTTCAGATACAAGGGAAATAAGGTCACCTGCTCCAATTCAATTGAGAAAAAGAGTACGCTTCATCGTACCTGAGAGCCCGAAAATCAACACTGATGCGATGGAAGAATTACGAGAGTTAATGGAAGCAAGAGAAGGAGGAGTAGCTTACATAGTAGGACGATCGCACATGAAAGCAAAACAAGGATCGAGCACGCTGAAAAGGGTGTCGATCAACTTCATTTATGAGTTCTTGAGGAAGAACAGCAGAGAAGCCGACTTCCCAGTAGGTTTATCACATTCATCATCAACCCTTGAGGTGGGTATGATGTATCTTGTTTAG